The window ATGGTGTACGCGTACCCGGGCGACGTGTACTCGTTCCTCGACGACGCCGTCCGCACGCTCGAAGCGGTCGAGGAACTCGCGGCCGTCGACGGGAATCCGGAGGCCGAACGGCGGGCGAGCGAGAAGAAACGGGAGCTCTCCGGCTAACCCAGCTGGAACGGTTCGTCCTCGTCCTCGAGGTCGTCGAGGTGGATGACGTCATCCACGTCGTCGCGGTCTTCGAGTTCCGCGCGCAGCTGCGAGATGTACTGCTTGTGCTCGTCGAGCTGGTCGCGGAGGTGTTTCGCTTCCAGTTCGAGGCGTTCGTGTTCGCGAACGAAGCTCTTCGACACCTCGACGGTCGGCGGGAACTCGTCGTCCACGTCTGCCGTCTCGTCCTCCGGGACGACGCGAACCCGCCCGTCGTGTGCGACGAGCTGGTCGACGTAGTCGCGGAACACGGCGGACAAGGAGAGGTCGCGCTCCGCCGCGATGTCGCGGAGAGCGTCGAACGTGTCCTCGTTCACACGGAAGGAGACGGTCTTGTTCTTGTTCCCCATCTCCCGCGTAACTGGCGCGTCCAGTTACTTAACTTATTCCCCGCCTACGCGGGCTGTTCGACCGATTCCTCGTCGTCGAGGCTCTCCAGGGCTTCGATTGCACCCTCGGTGTACCGCGAGAGCGGGAGATCGTACTCCTCCTCGGCGCGGCGGGCGTACTCGTTGCCCTCCTCTTCGAACGTTTCGACGCGTTCGAGGGTGCGTTCGGCGGTCTCCACCACCCAGCGGTCGCGCACGTCGGCGGTGACCTCGGTGATGGACTCGGGCCGCACGGAGACGTTCACGGATCCGTCCTCGGTCTCGTAGGTCCGCGGCTTCCCGACGATGGCGACGTAACTCGGCGTGTCGAGGTCGCGGAGCGCGGACGCGGCTTCCGGCTGGTACTGGCCGGCGTAGACGAAGAACGTCCCGGTCGGGTCGACGACCCGGCCGCGCCAGTACTCGGAGTCCTCGCCCACGTCCTCCGTCTCGGTGAGCGTGCCGACGATGAACACGCGGTTCGCCTGCTCTCCCGTGGGGAGGAGGCTGTAGACGGGCGCGCGCTCGTCGTCGGATTCCTTGAACGTGAACGTGGCGTCGTTGAACTCGGTGGCGAAGACGCGGCGGGCGACCTCGCGCGTGGGGGCACTCTGACTCATTTACATCGACCTCGCTTTGATGAGAACCGCTTCGGCATCATCCGGTGCGGACAGTTCCTCGATGTCGTTCGCGAGCACGTACCGACCGAGCGTCGGCCCGCTCACCCGGTAGTACCGACCGAGCACGCGGTCACGCATCTCGTCGGCGACGACGGTCGTGTCGAGGGCGTCCTTCGCCATCTGCTTCGCCTCCTCCAGGCCGATGCCCGTGAGGGACTCTGTGGACTCGTCGTTGAAGATGACTTCGTGCACGTCCTCGCCGTCGTCCAGCACGCCCTTGATGCGGAGGTCGAACTCGCCCTCGACCTCGCCGTGCTCGCTGCAGCGGCCGTTCTGGAGGACGCGCGTGCAGTCCTCCTCCGGGCAGCGCTTGATCAGGCCGCTCCCGGACTGGATGTCCACGAGCGCGCCCTCGACTGTTTCGGCGTTGTCGCCGACCTCGAGGTCTTCGTCGAGTTCCTCGATGGTCGTCGTGCGGTTGAGCTTCACCGAGAACCGGCCCTGGTACTCGTCGGTCACGACGTTCCCGAACCGGTACACGGTGTCCTCGTCGAGCTCGGGGAGGTCGGACTTCGCCCACTTCGTGAACTTGATCGTGCCCGTCGGGTCGCCCAGGAGACCGACCTGGCCGACGGAGTCGCTCCGCGGCTCCCAGAGGTCGACGACCTTCGCCGTGATGTCCACCCACTGCTCCGCTTCGTCCACGTCCTCGACCTGCACGGTCTCGTTCCCGCCGCGACTCCCGATGTCGTCGCGCTCGAGCCCGGCTTCGTCGAGGTAGTGGCTCTCGACGCTCCGTCGCGCCTCGCTCAGGGGGACTTTGTACTCGGAGACGAGTCTGTCGAGGCGCTCCTCTATCTCGTCTTCGGTGACGTCGACGTGGTCCGAGAACTGTTCGTACAGGTCGCTCGCTGTCTGCTGTATGTCGCTCATCGTTGGTTCCTGTCTCCGCGTGTGTTTCGGTGGGAGACACCTGTGGATAGGCCGTCTTTCCGTATAAACCCTCGTCAACCGGGGTGAAAGTAGAGTTTAGGGGATGGCGACAGACCACCCGGTATGGACACCGTTGCGCTCCTGCTCGCGGGCGGCACCGGCACCCGATTGTACCCCGCGAGCCGGAGCGACCGCCCGAAACAGTTTCTCACACTGGACGGCGAGCGCTCGCTCCTCCGCCGCACCGCCGACCGCGTCGGGTTCGCCGACCACGTCTACGTCGCGACCCGCGAGGCGTACGCCGACCGCGTCCGCGACATCGTCCCCGAAGCCGGCGTGCTCGTCGAACCCGCGGCGAAGGACACCGGGCCCGCGCTCGCGTACGCGACACACCGAATCCGGGAACAGGTCGGTTCGTGCACGGTTCTCTGCCTCCCGAGCGACCACCGGGTCGACGGCGACTTCGAACCGACCGCTCGAACCGCGCTCGCCGCCGCCCGCGACGGCTTCCTCGCGACGGTGGGCGTCGAACCCACGCGGCCCGCCACCGGCTACGGCTACATCGAACCCGGCGCGGCGCACGACGGCTACCGCGAGGTCGCCGCGTTCCACGAGAAACCCGACGCGGACACCGCCCGCCGGTATGTCGAACGCGGCTGGCTCTGGAACGCCGGCATGTTCGCGTGGGCGCCCGACGCGTTCCTCGCGGCCGCACGGGACGGCCCGCTCGCCCCGCTCGTGGACGCGCTCGATGCGGGAGACCCGGAACGCGGATTTGCGGCCGTTGAGTCCGTAAGCGTGGACTACAGCGTGATGGAAGCCACTGATCAGGCCGCCGTCGTCCCCGCGGATTTCGACTGGGACGACCTCGGGTCGTGGGACGCCCTGGCTCGCGTCCGCGACACCGACGCCGACGGAAACGCCGTCCTCGGTGACGCACTCGCCATCGACACCGCGGACTCGGTGCTCGCGAGCGACGACAAACACGTCACCGCCATCGGCGTCGAGAATCTGGTCGTCGCGGCCTACGACGACCGCGTGCTCGTCGTTCCCCGCGGGGAGAGCCAGCGCGTCCGCGACGCCGTGCGCGAACTCCGCGAAACCGACCTGTTCTAGTCGGGCGAGACCTGTACCCGCACGTCGCCCTCTCGCGTCACACTCACGATAACAGGCGTCCGAACCTCCCGCCCGGAAATCGCGTCCCCCGCCGCCTCGCTCACGCGCGTCATCATATCCACGGCCGAATACGCGACTTTCACGCCCGCGTCGTCGCACGCGTCGAACACGGTCTCCGGCACGTCGTAGAGATCCGTTCCTTCCTCGACCTCCACCTGCACCGGCGCTTCCAGCGCGTCGGCGAACGCCACGGTCTCTCGCGCCTTCGCCACGTTCTCCCGCGCCGCCGCTTCCACATTCGAGATGTTCGCACGGGACGTTCCGAGCGACGCCGCGATATCCGCCTGCGCCACCCCACGCTCGCGCAACGCCAAGACCTCCGCTTGCCGCCGCGTCAACACGTTCTCCGACGCGTCGAACCCCGTCCGCGCCAGGAGGTCGTCCGCGTCGATCAACTCCCCCAGAAGTTCTCCCGACTCCCCAGCCGCGGATCGTCCTCCTCTTCCCCGCTCTCGCGGCCCTCCGTGTCCGCCGCCGTCGCGTCCTCGACCTCGCCGTCCTCGTCGGGAAGCTTCTCGATGAGGTCCGCGCGGGCGTAGTTCGACTTCACGTTCGTCACTTCCGCCCGCACCCGCGCCGGCGGCAACACGCCATCCACCATCACGATGAACCCGGTTCCCTCGTGGCGGCCCACGCCAGCCCCCGACTCGTGCATGTCCTCCACGTCGATGACGATCTCTTCACCGGGAACCACCGGCGCGGTTTTCAACTCCTCTATGGGTTGATTGTAGTTGTTACACCACTCCTTCCCGCCTCGGTCCCCGTAATACTGACACCCCATCCCCTCGATCCGCTCCGAGAAGCCCGGGCATTCGTCCGCGATTGGACAGTCGGCCATACCACGTCTTCGCGCCGCGCGCTCTAAAAGCGTTCCTCACCCACCGTTTTACTCTGCGGGTCGCCGGAGGCGACCCCTCCTCCAAAAAATCTGGACCAAAAAACGCCGAGCGGCTCTGCCGCTCGGTACGAATCTGGGTCTCTACCGCCCCGCTCCGCATTCGCCCTGTTCCGCGCCCCCTCACGTGTTCGTCCCGTCCACTGACACGAGCGCAAGACTCATACGCGCGCCGGACAACCGCGTTGGCGTGGAGTTCGCCCCAGTCGTCGCGTGGCTGGGAGTCGTCCTCGCGCTCGCCGCCGCTGCCCTCCCCATCGCCGACCGCGTGTTCCGCGGGTTCCCCGACAGCGGCGCGTCGTTCGCCCCAGCGACGGCCCTCGCCACCGTCACGGTCTTCGCGTACTGGCTCGGCCACCTCGCCTACGGCCGGTTCGTCAGCCTCGCCGCCGCCGGCGTCCTCGTCCTCGTCGGCGTCGCGCTCTGGGGCTGGCGACGCCCCCGCCTCGCTCGCGCCCGCCTCCCGTTCGCCGTTTTCCTGCTCGCGTTCGCCTTTCTGGTGGTCGTGCGCGCGTACGACCCCGGAATTCATCCGGCCGGCGGCGAGAAGTTCCTCGACTTCGGCCTCCTGAACGTCATCCTCCGCGCCGACTACCTCCCGCCCGAGGACGTGTGGTTCGCGGGCGAACGCCTCCGATATTACTACGGCGCGCAACTCGCCACAGCGACCCTCGTCCACCTCACCGGCGTCACGCCGAGCGTCGCGTACAACCTCGCGCTCGCCACGTTCTACGCCACGCTCGTCACCGGCGCGTTCGGCCTCGCGCGCGCCGCCGCCACCCACACCGACCGGGACGGCGTCCTCGCCGGCGTCCTCGCCGCGTTCCTCGTCGGTCTCGCCGGCACGCTCGCCACGCCGGTTCGCTTCCTGCTCGCGAACCTCGCGCCCGGGTTCGCGGCCGACCACGCCGCGTTCGCCTTCACCGGCATCCGCACCACCATTCCGAACGCCGTCGAGGCGGTCGCGGCCGACTGGTCGTTCTAGCTCGGGCGCTAC is drawn from Salarchaeum sp. JOR-1 and contains these coding sequences:
- a CDS encoding CopG family transcriptional regulator — its product is MGNKNKTVSFRVNEDTFDALRDIAAERDLSLSAVFRDYVDQLVAHDGRVRVVPEDETADVDDEFPPTVEVSKSFVREHERLELEAKHLRDQLDEHKQYISQLRAELEDRDDVDDVIHLDDLEDEDEPFQLG
- a CDS encoding mannose-1-phosphate guanylyltransferase — its product is MDTVALLLAGGTGTRLYPASRSDRPKQFLTLDGERSLLRRTADRVGFADHVYVATREAYADRVRDIVPEAGVLVEPAAKDTGPALAYATHRIREQVGSCTVLCLPSDHRVDGDFEPTARTALAAARDGFLATVGVEPTRPATGYGYIEPGAAHDGYREVAAFHEKPDADTARRYVERGWLWNAGMFAWAPDAFLAAARDGPLAPLVDALDAGDPERGFAAVESVSVDYSVMEATDQAAVVPADFDWDDLGSWDALARVRDTDADGNAVLGDALAIDTADSVLASDDKHVTAIGVENLVVAAYDDRVLVVPRGESQRVRDAVRELRETDLF
- a CDS encoding RPA family protein, whose protein sequence is MSQSAPTREVARRVFATEFNDATFTFKESDDERAPVYSLLPTGEQANRVFIVGTLTETEDVGEDSEYWRGRVVDPTGTFFVYAGQYQPEAASALRDLDTPSYVAIVGKPRTYETEDGSVNVSVRPESITEVTADVRDRWVVETAERTLERVETFEEEGNEYARRAEEEYDLPLSRYTEGAIEALESLDDEESVEQPA
- a CDS encoding Tfx family DNA-binding protein, giving the protein MIDADDLLARTGFDASENVLTRRQAEVLALRERGVAQADIAASLGTSRANISNVEAAARENVAKARETVAFADALEAPVQVEVEEGTDLYDVPETVFDACDDAGVKVAYSAVDMMTRVSEAAGDAISGREVRTPVIVSVTREGDVRVQVSPD
- a CDS encoding TRAM domain-containing protein produces the protein MADCPIADECPGFSERIEGMGCQYYGDRGGKEWCNNYNQPIEELKTAPVVPGEEIVIDVEDMHESGAGVGRHEGTGFIVMVDGVLPPARVRAEVTNVKSNYARADLIEKLPDEDGEVEDATAADTEGRESGEEEDDPRLGSRENFWGS
- a CDS encoding replication factor A (Replication protein A protects and stabilize the intermediate ssDNA that is generated by the unwinding action of a DNA helicase at the replication fork. In addition, SSBs prevent the formation of secondary structures by single-stranded template DNA.), translating into MSDIQQTASDLYEQFSDHVDVTEDEIEERLDRLVSEYKVPLSEARRSVESHYLDEAGLERDDIGSRGGNETVQVEDVDEAEQWVDITAKVVDLWEPRSDSVGQVGLLGDPTGTIKFTKWAKSDLPELDEDTVYRFGNVVTDEYQGRFSVKLNRTTTIEELDEDLEVGDNAETVEGALVDIQSGSGLIKRCPEEDCTRVLQNGRCSEHGEVEGEFDLRIKGVLDDGEDVHEVIFNDESTESLTGIGLEEAKQMAKDALDTTVVADEMRDRVLGRYYRVSGPTLGRYVLANDIEELSAPDDAEAVLIKARSM